CATCTTGGGACTTTACAGAAACGACTACAGCATCTCCTTGCACCTCAGGGAAATAGCAAGAGGGGTCCAGGTTGACCCCAAGGCCGTAAGAGCGCAGCTCAAGCGACTCGAAAAAACCAATGTCATTGCAGGCACCCAAAAAGGAAGAAACAAAGAATATACCCTCAACCTTGGCAACTACCTCACACTATACCACATGGTCCTTGCAGAAACTTTCGCATCTATCCAGTACTTGGACAAAAACTTTGAGATCAAGAAGCTTGTCAGCGAAACAAACAATAGCATGGGGAATGCCACCCTGCTTTTTGGCAGTTTTGCCAAAGGGAATATGACCGAAGAGAGCGACATAGACATCATAGTTTTGGCAGACAAAAAGCCCGACGTAAATGCTTTTCGTGCTGTCGGGAAACTGATAAACAGGGAAGTAAGCGTAAAGTTTGCCAC
This genomic interval from Candidatus Bathyarchaeota archaeon contains the following:
- a CDS encoding nucleotidyltransferase domain-containing protein, with amino-acid sequence MGLYRNDYSISLHLREIARGVQVDPKAVRAQLKRLEKTNVIAGTQKGRNKEYTLNLGNYLTLYHMVLAETFASIQYLDKNFEIKKLVSETNNSMGNATLLFGSFAKGNMTEESDIDIIVLADKKPDVNAFRAVGKLINREVSVKFAT